The Aspergillus luchuensis IFO 4308 DNA, chromosome 4, nearly complete sequence DNA window GTATCCTTGCGAATACACTAAACCCCAGACGGCTGCTCCAGCGGCTGGGACCATTGCAACGATACCCCAGTTGGTGGCGAAGTTCTCGACGCCCCAGACGAcggagatgatgatcggGACAAGGGAAAAGGCACTGCCGTAGCCGAGACCGATCAGGGCCGTGGTGAGGTGGGTCAAGCCGGGGTATTgaagggggatgggggaggagagaaggaggtagccgatggagagaaggaaggcggaggggaggaggaatgcAAGgcgggtgaaggtggtgcgGTTGGTCGCCGATGTGACGGACGCAGGGCGACTACTTTCTAAAGGACTGGGAAAGAGATGGGTTGCTGGCGGGGCGAAAAGATCGGAGAGCGAGCCGGTGAGAAGTCGGGCAATGGTGGAGGTCAGCGCGATGGTGCTGACATGGGTTGATGGTAGGCCTGCAGGTGACGAGGCGTTTGTAATATTTGATACGGGAGTCAGGGATTGGACAATAGTGCCCAGCTAGAGAGAAACTCAGTCAGCTTAAGACAACACAGTATATTGGACGCAACATACGTTATTGATATATGCCTCTCCTGGTCCAGTGACCAGGAAGAAGCCAATCGCAAGCCACCACATTGACTTGtcctggaagaagatcctCGTCTCATAGTTCAGCAGCCAGTTCTTCTTCcgacgctcttcttcctccctttccttctcaagTCTTGCTGCTTCTCGCTCCTCTTCTGAGAGTGTCAGAGTTTGGTCCCCATCGGATCCGGTGCCGTCGTCGGCCTGCGAAAACGTTCCATAAGCAGCCCTAACTTCGTTCCTGGGCCGGAAGAATTCGCTCTCTTCAAGAAGGCCACTGCGCTCCAATTCCTCTACTGCCTCGTCGATGTACTTGtcttcattctcatccaCGATCCTGAGGGCAAAGGTGCCGATCACACCAATGCAGAACAACAGGATCGCGAGGAATAAGAAGTACTTGTACACGTTGACATCGCCACGAGCACCATCTTCCAGTCGGTCACACAGGAAGTACGTTCCCACCTGGCTCTGCCACATGCCACTAAGGCCAAATCCCGCGATAGGAACAGCAAGCATAATGCCCTTATGCTTACCCCGGCCAAAGTTCTTGGCACATGTTGCGACCGCAGCCAAGTACATACAACTTGTAGCAACGCCAATGGCAATGAAAGCCACGATCATCACCCAAAACGGCCAGCCCTCGCCACCTGCATCAGGAGGCGGTCCACTCTTAAAGGCGAGTGCAGCCAGAAGGTAGCCAGCCCCAAACACGAAACCAGAGAATAAAGCCAGCGGAGATGGGCTGTACCGATCGCAGAGATATCCAAAAAGCGGAACAGGTAGGTACATCGAGACTTCTGCGGCAATCGCAACAGCATTGACACGGAGTTGAGTGTAGTGGAGGCGAGTGAGCAACAGGGGTCCGTATAGCGAGAATGCGGTAATGCTACCAGCTCCAAGACTGATGACCACAATTCCGATTAGCCAGTTATCCAACGAGGATGTGATCAGCGCATCCTACACGCACAAGAGATCTTACCAGCTGATAACGCCCCAAGCAAAACTGCTAATCCGCACCACTTCCTTGGccattttctttctatcCCTTTCTAAGATCTCGTCGACAACATCATTTAGGAGGCCATCGTCATTGTTGGTGGCCGATAAACATGACCCTGCCCGTGACCGTAGGTGTCCTCGCTGCTGCTCATCCACCTCagcatctgcatcatctAGTAACGGGCGATGAGCATCAAAGTCCCGCTTGTCGATAGCTGGGTCTTGCTTATCACGGGATGGCGTCATAGTGTCTCCCTTTTTGAATAGTGATAGCGCGATCTGGATGAGGACGACTTTTCACAAATTGTAAATCCTTCGAGGGCATGAAGCGGGCAATAGCTGTCTGGGTAACGTGTTTCGGGTCCGACCAGGGGAAAGATAACAGTGTGCCTGGCAAGATGGGCCTGCCAGTGAGTTCTCCGCAAACTAGTCCTCCGCAAACGGAAATCAGAAAGCAGCAAACCAGAAAGATGAATCAACGCGAGTATAAgggagagacagaagaaCCATATGCCTTCAACACATCAAATAGGACCTCCCAGACATCGAAACTGGGAACCAGCAAACCCCTGAGAAGcgtgaggagaagggaatgcGGAGATGGGCTGCTGACTGAGTGACTGACGAGGCGATGAGCCAAGCTGCGATTAGATAATAAGTCGTGAGGCGATAACCACACCGCTTATCGCCGCTATCACGTGGCTTGATGCCTGACGGCCTTGGGCAGCACACATACACTGTAGCATCGTTATGCTGGTTTGTCACTTTGCAGTCTACGGCTGAATTCCTATTAATCATTATACGTATTCGATTCTCTTGTCCCGGTCTAAGCTCAGCGCCTATAGGTATGTACACACAAACACAACTACCGAACAACACTCTGTGGAAAAAAGCTGGGAAAAGCACGGATTAAAAAGTCCCCGGGTATCGGACCAGTCCCCAGGAGGTATAATCAGTAACACATGTCcgagaaagaataaaaagcGTGAAGAAAGCAAGACCGGCACGCCCTTGCACGGGGCAGGccaaatcaaaataaaaaagaaaagaaaatcagtTTCATACACGCCATGAGAATGTAGTGGCCCCCCAAGCAGAGACCTTCTATTATGCGCCCGGCACGGATAGTAAGGTGTCTGTGGTGAGCATCATGCCATGATCGTTCGTCAATATCGTAATGTATGTTGCCGAAAAACAAGTTGTAATGTCACCCATCTACCCCCGTCATCGTAATCGGTTAACATTATTCAGCGTGGGTACAGCGATGGCACCGTGAGATGGGAAGGGCCAAAGCCAGCTGTGTTTTGGTATGCAAGTTTGATGCCACATGCCGTGAATTCAAGAAGAACTTGCCATATGGACATTAGGGAAAAAGCAACCCCGGTTCCTCCGGCTCGAAAGCCCGAGGATCGAAAAGAAGGAGTGATTGTGGGGTAAAACAGAATTCAAAAGGCCCACCGAGTGCCGACGGTCAGAGATCGAAGAAACCCGGTTCTAGAAGCTAACCTCGCCAGGGTCAGTCTCCAGTACATTCTCGTCCCAATAGCGTTGAGAGGAATCATCGCGGCTGGCGTGCTGGGAGCCAAGCGCAATCGCTTCCCCTTCGCCTCTTTCAACGTAATCGTCTTCGGTGATCTGTTTCAAGATGCGCTGGAAGTACATCCTAAGGGTTCGTAGGCCCCGAAGATAGCCACGATCAATATCATCTGGATGCTGCGGAGGGCAGGGAGCATCAGGCGATATTTCATCCTCGCCCGTAACGCAATTAGCAAAATCAACTATCTTCAACTGCACATCCGAGTACCCATCATCTGAAACCTGGCGTTGTAGAGTGTCCCGCATATTGGCCGACCCGGAGGGGCCATTGTTTTGAGATGTCTTGTCGAGATTATGGGGGTCTCCATCGTAAAGAATCAGAAGACTGCTGGCATACAAGCGATAGCGCTTGAGCTTCCGAATCATGTTTTCCAGCTTGGCCAGCTTTTCGAGAATGGCGGGTATCTTTTTCGCCACACTTCTGTAACTCGCACCATCGTAGAGAAAGCGAGTAAGAGCATCCTGGAATTCACGCCCCGATTTCAAGTCTCGTCCAAAGTATTTGTCTTCAAAGGAgtactctttcttcttaaCATTCCACGATTGCATTCCGCATAGACGAACGCCTAATTGCTGGGACGTCGTTGACTGGCATTTGCGTCTCTGTGACTTGCGTTTCTTCTCATTGGCCTCGATTCCATACTGGCGAGTCCCCATCTTGAGGTCCAAGACACATGGTTTGTTCATGCCCGCAGTAAGATCTTCcagcaaaagaaagaattgCACTCGATCGTCTTTCCTGGTCTGGGCCTCTTTGGGGTTAGAAGGAAGTTGCGCATCATCGACATGATTGGTGCTGGTTCGGACTGGAGACCGGGAAAGGACATTGTTACCCACGCGGCCATCAAGCTGCACAGAGTCCGCTCCTGGAACTTTGGGGGCTATTGGGATTGAAGCATTCGTGgcaggatgggatggtggagggacCGGATTATCGCCCTCCATTGAGAATATCCCGTCTTCCTTATCACCGCCGTaaccttcatcatcaaagaaCAGCAGATCGCCTCCCGGCTGCCCAGAAGTCATGCTTCCCCGTCTTTGCAACCCGCTCCCAGATCGGCGCCGCCTCACCTGCCGAGTCCTGGATAACGAGCTGGAACGTTGGGGAGACTCTTCGGTCCGCACTTTCTCGAGACGATTGTGGCCCGCATCCAGTGCCGTCGATGCTGAAGATGACAGACCCGGTCCGTCACTTGTCTGCCTATTGATATCGATTGCCCCGGACTGTGTGGAGTCAGGTTCTTCAGGTATAGTTCTGCGGCTGCTGGCCGTATGGTCTTCCGATAAATTGGCCCTCCGCCGGATTTCAATGCCATCTGATGATGTCCTCGGTAAATTGAGATGGCCTCGAGCatggcgacgatgatggtgcaCGGCAGGTGGACTGAAGACTTCACGCAGAACTTGCTCTTGCAGCTTCCTGTTCACAGTGGTGGCACCccattgctttttcttcagGGTCTGTGACCCATCCAGAAGGCAGCCCTGAGTCTCTTCGTCTCGCAACTGCCCGAAATCCCCGGGGAAGCGCCTATTAGCTGATAAGGAACCGTCAGCAGTCCTTGGGCGCTGGCCGCGGGAGAAAAGATCGGCTGGGATTATATGACGATTGTTCTCGAGAATGACTTGGGGAATTATGCCGGTCACCTGCTTTTGGCTGAAGATGCGTTGCGGTTCGACGTCATTCTTAGTAGGGCTGCGGGCATCTGCGGCGGCCACTCCATCATTGTCCGCATTGTTAGTAGAATGGATCGCATTGCTACTGTCGGGGCGTTCCGTGTGGCTCGCTGGGGTCTTCGATCGCTTGGGAGTTTTTGAAAAGGTGACATTCAGAACGCCAATGTATCTGGAGGACAAGTTAGACGAAATCCTGATTGAACCAGCCCTGCTGGCAAACTGCTTCACCGCCATACGTACCTAGGCAGAAACATCAGCATCTCAGGATGCCTGCGCTCGATGCGCTCATAAAATTCGTTTTCCCGATTGTTGAGTTGCTTGCAAACAGCGCGACGGGAAAACCGAAAAACGGTTGTATGGCCCCCAACCTGATGGCGATAAGGCTTCAACTCCACAGCCCCAAGCGGACCAGCCGGTTCATGCTTGTGACGCGGACGGGTCAAACGGGAGCGCTGAGTCGGGGTGGCCGTCGGCGTCACCTCAGCCTCATCCGTCACGCTGGACTCTTCATCACGAACAGACATGCCGCTCTCGTCGGCAGACGCGGGTTCGGACTCTGTTGAATATTCAGCAGGGCGCTCGGGTATGGAACGAAGAGACTCTTCATTAAGTTTGTCTATGGGAGCATCCTGCCTGCCTTGCAGGTCGCCGTGTAGGATTCTACTATCTTTCTTAGATCGAAGGGATATGTCCACATGATTAGCTTCTTGCTCCTCAGGAACGACTTGTCTCTTTGGCACCAAAACGTGACTACTCTGCGCTGTCGAGATACCAACGGGTTCCACGCTATCTTGGCCATCTGTAAAAGGTTGAACCTGATCGACTTCCTCGGAGAGAGTGACGCGCTCGTGTGGGAAATAGACAGCAGACGAAATttgctcatcttcctcttcctcaaacTGCCCCGAGCCACGGCGTTGCTCTCTGCTCGCGTCCGATGGAGAAAGACGTGACTCGACATGGTCATGCAATTCAGGTGCCTTGGAGAAGTAATCTCGGTTTCTCTCCGCATATTGGGTTGGGATGCTCCGTGAAAACGAGGTGCCATGACCTCCCCCGGGAGTGAGATGGAAGTTGCGAATCTCCTCGAGCAAACTGCGAGGTAAGGCCCTAGGCTGGGATTTAACCACATTGTCCGTTGTCATCTGCGGTCCAGTTTCGCTTTCGGCGCCTGGCGTGAACAGAGGAGCGTCAGCAATAGACAGATGTGTAAGGCTCTTGGAACCTGTCAACCCCGTATCCTCAGGCACGGGCGGGATGTGCAAATTCGAGTCACGGCGTTCGCCAGAGTAGCGAGGTTCTGAATGAGCCGTCAATTGCTGCTTGTCGTGTGGTTCTGGCAGCTCATCGAGTCGACCCGCGCGCTCTTCCTTGCGTTTACGATCGGGTGATGTGGTATTCTCTTTGAACAGGCCCAAGTAGTGGCTTGACTTGCGGCTGCGCACATGAGAGGTCGGCTCTGCATTGGCCAGGTTTGCTTCGATAGACTGCTCTACTCTGGCCCGGCGGCCCCGACTCGAGCTTCGCTCGGGTTTCATCACACGTGCGCCGTCCTGAATTTGTTGTCCGGACCATGGCTGAGAGATGACTTCGATGTTGGTAGCCGGAGATTTTTTGGTAGGCGAGCGTGTTGCAGCATGGGACGTCGCCAAGGAAGCATCGTTTAGAGAAGCGGAAAGAAGACTGCGATGAGGCGATGGATCCTCCGCGATGGCAGACTTCGTCGCAGCATCGTCCGGCGCGAATTTGCGAAGATGTTGCAGGCTCTCCCACACTGATGTATGCGAACCCCGTCTTGGCAACTGGGAACGCTTCCCCAAGGTCGCATCAGAGTCCACCGGCAAGAGGGGGGTAGAATGCGGGACTGCCGATGGAAGCAACGAGGGAGAGCCTAATGAATGCTTCCTGCGAACGTCAACTTCCATGTGGGAAGGGCCGACGTGAGTaggacggggagggaggacCTTGTGAGGGGAAATCggagaaggagtggaagaaacATCTTCGAGGGGAGGTATCAGGCTAGCGGGTGGCTCATTGTGCACATCTTGCACGGGCGCAATTTGCGGTGTGACGGCGGATTCGGTATCAGAAGGGAGGTAATGGGTTGCAAAAATGC harbors:
- the MCH1 gene encoding MFS transporter (COG:U;~EggNog:ENOG410PHCI;~InterPro:IPR011701,IPR036259;~PFAM:PF07690,PF06813;~TransMembrane:10 (i76-98o118-138i145-165o180-204i216-235o255-277i477-494o514-534i541-564o584-605i);~go_function: GO:0022857 - transmembrane transporter activity [Evidence IEA];~go_process: GO:0055085 - transmembrane transport [Evidence IEA]); amino-acid sequence: MTPSRDKQDPAIDKRDFDAHRPLLDDADAEVDEQQRGHLRSRAGSCLSATNNDDGLLNDVVDEILERDRKKMAKEVVRISSFAWGVISCLGAGSITAFSLYGPLLLTRLHYTQLRVNAVAIAAEVSMYLPVPLFGYLCDRYSPSPLALFSGFVFGAGYLLAALAFKSGPPPDAGGEGWPFWVMIVAFIAIGVATSCMYLAAVATCAKNFGRGKHKGIMLAVPIAGFGLSGMWQSQVGTYFLCDRLEDGARGDVNVYKYFLFLAILLFCIGVIGTFALRIVDENEDKYIDEAVEELERSGLLEESEFFRPRNEVRAAYGTFSQADDGTGSDGDQTLTLSEEEREAARLEKEREEEERRKKNWLLNYETRIFFQDKSMWWLAIGFFLVTGPGEAYINNLGTIVQSLTPVSNITNASSPAGLPSTHVSTIALTSTIARLLTGSLSDLFAPPATHLFPSPLESSRPASVTSATNRTTFTRLAFLLPSAFLLSIGYLLLSSPIPLQYPGLTHLTTALIGLGYGSAFSLVPIIISVVWGVENFATNWGIVAMVPAAGAAVWGLVYSQGYQDAMDDGNGTNDGQCHGWRCFGFWAVGCTVSVWIAIGAWLIAWRYWRRRGVVV
- a CDS encoding inositol polyphosphate kinase KCS1 (BUSCO:EOG09260PJ9;~COG:I,K,T;~EggNog:ENOG410QDKD;~InterPro:IPR005522,IPR038286;~PFAM:PF03770;~go_function: GO:0016301 - kinase activity [Evidence IEA];~go_process: GO:0032958 - inositol phosphate biosynthetic process [Evidence IEA]), which gives rise to MSRPPSATENTWSGPLVTPAASAQHDCSDGPELLQDKQQRHHDARSQLIHDDVVQQVPSPSRAESPTARQWATPVSTFTLKRPTTVPVERLSRPDRSHSPQLSERDSIFATHYLPSDTESAVTPQIAPVQDVHNEPPASLIPPLEDVSSTPSPISPHKVLPPRPTHVGPSHMEVDVRRKHSLGSPSLLPSAVPHSTPLLPVDSDATLGKRSQLPRRGSHTSVWESLQHLRKFAPDDAATKSAIAEDPSPHRSLLSASLNDASLATSHAATRSPTKKSPATNIEVISQPWSGQQIQDGARVMKPERSSSRGRRARVEQSIEANLANAEPTSHVRSRKSSHYLGLFKENTTSPDRKRKEERAGRLDELPEPHDKQQLTAHSEPRYSGERRDSNLHIPPVPEDTGLTGSKSLTHLSIADAPLFTPGAESETGPQMTTDNVVKSQPRALPRSLLEEIRNFHLTPGGGHGTSFSRSIPTQYAERNRDYFSKAPELHDHVESRLSPSDASREQRRGSGQFEEEEDEQISSAVYFPHERVTLSEEVDQVQPFTDGQDSVEPVGISTAQSSHVLVPKRQVVPEEQEANHVDISLRSKKDSRILHGDLQGRQDAPIDKLNEESLRSIPERPAEYSTESEPASADESGMSVRDEESSVTDEAEVTPTATPTQRSRLTRPRHKHEPAGPLGAVELKPYRHQVGGHTTVFRFSRRAVCKQLNNRENEFYERIERRHPEMLMFLPRYIGVLNVTFSKTPKRSKTPASHTERPDSSNAIHSTNNADNDGVAAADARSPTKNDVEPQRIFSQKQVTGIIPQVILENNRHIIPADLFSRGQRPRTADGSLSANRRFPGDFGQLRDEETQGCLLDGSQTLKKKQWGATTVNRKLQEQVLREVFSPPAVHHHRRHARGHLNLPRTSSDGIEIRRRANLSEDHTASSRRTIPEEPDSTQSGAIDINRQTSDGPGLSSSASTALDAGHNRLEKVRTEESPQRSSSLSRTRQVRRRRSGSGLQRRGSMTSGQPGGDLLFFDDEGYGGDKEDGIFSMEGDNPVPPPSHPATNASIPIAPKVPGADSVQLDGRVGNNVLSRSPVRTSTNHVDDAQLPSNPKEAQTRKDDRVQFFLLLEDLTAGMNKPCVLDLKMGTRQYGIEANEKKRKSQRRKCQSTTSQQLGVRLCGMQSWNVKKKEYSFEDKYFGRDLKSGREFQDALTRFLYDGASYRSVAKKIPAILEKLAKLENMIRKLKRYRLYASSLLILYDGDPHNLDKTSQNNGPSGSANMRDTLQRQVSDDGYSDVQLKIVDFANCVTGEDEISPDAPCPPQHPDDIDRGYLRGLRTLRMYFQRILKQITEDDYVERGEGEAIALGSQHASRDDSSQRYWDENVLETDPGEVSF